The sequence TCACGTGCTCTACTCTCAggagtttctttttttatatatataccgTACAATAGGCTGTGAGAAATAACTTAAAACGTGGATCTTGTTGACTTTAATTACTGGACTTTCATCTGCTCTTGAACTTGCAATGTACTTTCTAATCTACACCAACTATTTATTCGTCCTCAATTACTCTCACTTTAAAACTATTACGATCAAATACACTCttcttgtcctgtgtgtgtgtgtgtgtgtgtgtgtgtgtgtgtgtgtgtgtgcgcgcgcgcgcgtgtgtgtgacgtCACAATGATTGTCAGATCACGTGCAAGtgtaaaacatatatatatatatatatatatatatatatatatatatatatatatatatatatatatatatatatatataattacaccattaaataaaattataagtATATTGGTTTATATGGTAATAAAATGGTTTATAATGGTAATAATCGTTTCTTTTGGTAAGTAATGATTAAGGTAGTGAGTAGGTCTTCCACTATTAGGTAAAGCATtacaatgtgtttgtgttaaggGATGATTTACACAGCATAATATAGCCAGAAAATGAAAATTAGTTGAAACTTGGGTTGAGTTTAAAATATTGAGCTCATATTAAGCACCTtcatattataattaataataatattttgatgattcattcattctacATGTGTTTATTTCAGTGAGCAGGTGGAGAGCTGCTGataatctaataaataataactgatctatttatatttttatctataCTACGATATactttatgttaaataaataccaGTGTTTTGCCATATACTATATGCCTTAACTATACATGCACTACACAATTAAACACGTGAACCTTAATGCAGACATTCCTGGTGTAAAAGAGCGCACTTTGGTTGCCATCAAGCCGGATGGGGTTCAGAGacgtctgattggtcagatcaTAAAGCGTTTTGAGCAGCGAGGGTTCCGCTTGGTGGGTCTGAAGATGGTGCAGGTCAGTGTTTGCTCTTTCTGTAGAGGTTGAATAAgctgcattttcttttaaatgactATTCTGCAGTATATTTGTAAAAGATCCAGTAGATGATGATAACAAGCATCAGAATGTGGAAAAGATTCTTCTGACAATGAATATTGGTGCCAAATGGGCTGGATTGAGTAATTTAAAGATTGCTGTTCTCctgtgattttcacacacaacagtctctaaagTTTACCTAGAATTGTGTGAAAACAAGAACATTGAGCCATGGTTCTGTGAGTGAAAACACCTTGTCGATAAGAGAGGCTTGAACAGATTGGTTCATGCTGCCACGAAGAATATAGTAACActtataatcactctttacaaccatggtgagcagaaaaccATCTCAGCATACACATAACATCAAACGCTGAGGTGGATAGAATAAAACCGCTGAAGACCATATTTGGTTTAAgtcaagaacaagaatctgacaCTAGTGATCAGACTAGTCACCAGTCTTCAACTCTTTGCCCATGATATCATCAGATCCTTGCTTTTGGCTTATAGGAATAGAACTTGatatggtcttctgctgttggaGCCCACGCAACACTGGtctgatgttttgtgtattCTGAAATGTTTACTGCTAACCATGATAGTGATAATTTGACTCGTaccattttgtgtaaactctagagattgTTATATGTGAAAATCCCCGAAGaccagcagtttctgaaatactcaaaccagcacCAACATCTCTGATATAGTTCTATTCACACAGCTCACACTTTTTCTTGATTCTGATGTTAGATGTgatcattaactgaagctcttgacctccTCTGCATGATTTAGATGCATTTAGATTTCTATGCAgatgcattgcactgctgccacatgattggctgattggataactgcttAAATGTGTAGGTTAtgtgtgtttctaataaagtggctgtGATTGTAGCTCAAATTTCAGAAGCTGCCTCATGACCATGTCAAAATTGGCAGCTGAGGTGATGCTTACACAGCTAAGAATAAAGCTATGTGAAAAATCTCAACAAAAGAATACCGTTCTTTGAAAAGCTAATCCCCACTCTTCAAGATACATCTGTAGATTCCTTTTCACATTTCTTCCTTTATTTGGCTTTGACGTATTTGTAAATTGTATTCATACCAATGAAATATGCATGAGATATATTTGAGTGGTTGAACAATTTACCCTGAATGTGAGAGAGATTTCTTGAATATGTGTCCTCAGGTTTCTTTCTATAACAAATGAATTGAGTAATAATTTGCTATTTTATGTATCTGACTGagcaataattatattattttatgtgttttagGTATCTGAAGAATTACTGGCCCAGCATTATGTGTCTCTACATAAGAAACCGTTCTACCCCAGCGTACTGCAATATATGACCTCAGGGCCTGTTGTGGCAATGGTGAGGATCTGGAACTAAAATTAAATGCTTCAGCTAACATCTGGGGCAAGCTGTTGATTaaaggatcggggttcaagccccagcactgccaagctgccacagttgggcccttgagcaaggcctttaacccttaaTGCtgcatcatagctgcccctgtgctctaaccccaacctcctcagttgggatattccactgtgctgtggTGTAGATTCGGTGATAATTAAATCTTCCATGCCCCGAATTTCAATTCATTCTTCTAGTGTTACTGACTACCTTTATCAGTGAAATTGAGTGCTGTATTCTAGCATGAAAGAGGTTTACCAAGAAGTCTACCGAGAAGTTTGatgttaataatataatgtttaaCTTGACTACATGATCTTTTTTATAGGTGTGGGAGGGCCACAATGTAATAAAGTCTACACGTATGCTAGTGGGAGACACAAACCCAGCTGAAGCTGTGCCTGGAACTCTGAGAGGAGACTTTAGCATTCATGTTAGCAGGTAGAACTACACACACGTTCACATGTACCAGGTCTCACTGATAGCTGATAGACAGTAACTATACATTTGCCAGATTTGCTTTTGACTCTTCTCTTAGCATTTTATTTAGGACAGATCGTTATTAAAAGCCTCAGTCTGTGTTTAGTGTGCAGGTGAGTGACTTGGGCTTCcttctgttttctgtgtttcagGAATGTTGTTCATGCCTCAGACTCAGCTGAAGTGGCACAAAAAGAGATCTCGCTTTGGTTTCAGCGCTCCGAGCTGATTGACTGGGTGTGTTGTGACCATGGCAATATCTACCATCCATgatgcgtgtgtctgtgtgtgtgtgtgtgtgtgtgtgtgttatatctcttaaaacctaaaaaataatatttttaattgataTTACCACTATATAACTGCTGCAAAGTATATTACAATCATATTcaagacattttatatatagttccTGAATAGTTTaacaaatatgattttaaattttaattagattcatcacattttattttaaagtaacaGTATTATAAACAAAGGTTCTAAGGTTTGAAGCTGATTTATTGAAATGGAAAGATTCTTAATTAATCTGTAAATTGTGCTGAGGAACACTGTACAGGTTCCTAAGAAACAACTGTACATTACTGTAATACTGGCTAGAAATTATTAACcctttgtaataataatttcatattctataacattattatccattacataataaaaaatccaaaatatgaaataaaacaaacaaaattgtaaagtttgttGGAAAGGTTTGTTTGTCATCACTACACAAACTAAATTTTCAGATGAATTTCTGGCTTTGCTATAGCATATGCAGTGCCCTTTAGAATTATGGACACCCTTCATCTTCCTGAGCAATAATGAACATGAAGATATTTCGATTTTGAGCATACACAGAAATTGCAAAACACATAGGATTATGAGAagatgtaaaataatataagcTTTGATATatgctttaatatttaaaatgtacttgCTGAGAAAGCAATTTTTATTAGAAGAAatatttctttcattgtttGAAAGGGTCACCTCATAGCTCCAGGCTTCCGGGTACAATCCTTAGATCAGGTTATAATCTGTGTGCACATGTTCTCACCATGTTCTCACCATGTTCTCACCATGTACTCACCATGTTCTCACCATGTTAATGTTGCTTTCTTCTTGGTTCTTAGCTTTCCTCAGATTGCATCAGGTGTGAACAAGTGCATGTACATTGTGCCCTGTAATAGACTGGAGACCAGTGCTGCTATAACAGGCTCCAGTTTCAATGCTGCTCTAATCACGATAAAGCGTTTGGTGAAGCTAAAATTATTGAATGTTTATTGAAGTTTTATTTTAgtgcaaagataaaaaaaagcaatgttCCTTGAGCTTGGCCCTAGAACTATGACTTTATtatcacttacacacttacaagTAACAGAAATTTATAACAACTACCAATTAGCACCAGTACACCTCAAACAAAAATCACGGAATTTCTTGGCAGTTGTAGGCTGATAAGTTCATAACTAAACATCACTAACTATTGTTGTCCCCATATGCATGAAATATTTCTACCCATCTTCAGAGAACATCTTCAGAGAACTAGGTGGACTGGCTACTCCAGTCTGCCtctaaatgtgaaaatgtgtgtgtgtgttgaatgtgtgtgtgctgggtgtCTTCCTTATGCTCATTGCAGCCAGTACAGGTTCCTGATCCACAGTGTCATGGCTCAGTATTATACATTTAGTGAAAtgaattaatgtattttaaaatgaataaaatgatttttcagAAAATGCTGTAGCTTCTGCTAAAGCCAGAAATATTGGACAAATAAATTTGATATGTTTGAAGATAAAGTTAACCAACACTTCTAAAGCCATTTTCAACTAAAAGGAAAAAGTCAAAATAATCATACAGTCAGTGTTACAGTCAAGAACATCCTTTTATTTCAATCAGTTAAAGGTGCTGTTCTTTTCAAACTGTTTTTCTTATTATGGAAAAGAAATCGTAATTAACACATGCATTTCACCATGAGCTCTGGAGGGCATGTCTATAAGGAGGGCAATAGCTTTTTAGGGTTAGTGAAGAAGCTACCGGCCAGGATAAAGGCTGCTGGGAAATCGATCTACTCTAAGCTTATCACTTATCCCAAAACCCTATACAATCTACCAAAAAACACAACCCCTAAAGGTAATGGATGGTCAGCGCCAGGAAGGGACAAGGGCCTGGGAAAGTTCTGTCCACAATgttatggcttttttttctcttctgatcTCATCTCTTGTAATCATGGCTGATAACTGTTGCTGGCTTCGTGTACTTCGTGTAAAGTTTGCATATTTACGTGGGACAATAATCAGGCTGTGATTTGTTAGGCCTGAGATTATTCCTTTGCTGGTGTGTTTAATGATTTTCAAGGCATCTTAATTCACTACAGTTCAGGGTGGATGGCATGCAGCTTGTCAGTTTGGTCTGAGGGGATTGGCTCGTAATTGCAGATTAAACtggaatttagttttttttgtgtgtgtatttctgtatcCTTCTCTCATCCCTTGTGCTGTACCCATTCCGTAATAAGGTGCTTAGTAATTTCAGGCCATTGTACTTCCATGTGTTTAAATAGCTGGTCTCATATAACCACTGCAAAGGTGCATCATCTGAAAACAATACTCAGTGTGGCATTGATACCACCTAAATACGCAACATTGAcaaaaaatggttaaaaaaataatacaaataaatacaatcaaaACAAGTCGCAAACCTATTGTAACCCAGCAGCCTAGATTCCTTCCACCACATATTAAGAGGACTTCCTACGCCAACCAGTTTCTTCACTAAAATCTGATTAAACTGCTCCATGTTGGAACCTTTTCCCTTTCATACACCCTTTGATTGACATCCCGCCAGAGCTCACTGGTGTAACTTGTTCACTTACATTAACTGTTCAATGGAGAAGCTGAAGAGATCGGTATGGTATACAATGTGAAGCATACAGACAAGAATAACATGTAAGCTAACTGCATTCTGCTCAGACAAaaagtttttgcttttttttttcttttaaaaacccCTCCATTCAATGAAAATGGGGAAGGGTGAGAAAGAAGATGGTTATGCAACTACAGACTATTCCAGTGTCCAAGAGAGGCAGAAGACAAGGAAAGGAGTACAGAGGAAGGAAAAGCAAGACAGGAAggacttttttgtctttttttttttttcctcaatttTAGCATCAACAATAAAAAGAGAAACTAAGTCACACCGATTTCCTTTAGTACTATATATACTGCTTTGAAGAGCTTGAAGAAGGAGAGAATATAGAAGCGGGttgaaagggtttttttttctgaaacgGGCACTGAGGATTACAAGATGGAGTCTGTGAACAAAGGCACTTTTTTAGGGACAACCTTGAAGATGCTCTGAGTCTAACACTACatcacaaaacaaatatttagagTTTAGAGTAATTTACATTGGGACCAGGAAGGGGTGTTGGTTTAGGAGAGGGGGTGGGGTTCACTTTGTAACATTTGCAGctctatttattaaaataacgTTCGGCTCGCACGAATACTGATCATAAGAAGGGAggctgataataataataaacaacagctACTGATAAAAAGGTctcatttctgctgtttttcaAGGGCGATCAAGTCAATTAGAAGCATCACCCAAGAAAAGGGAAGATCTTGTCATTCAGTCTGGATCTGATTTAAATCTCCATGTACAAAAAACCATCGATGCATTGAGCTTCTGGCAGGATAAAGTCTTGAACAGAATCGACTATGTGTTGTAATGGTTAGTAACGTCTGTTATTATGGCTGCCGAATACATAGTGCAATTTCTTCTGTCTCATCTTAACACTGTAAAcaataaattcttttttttttttttttttaattttccttcTTAGGATTTTGCGTGTATTTGTCAATGCTCTGGATTTTATCCATCCTCTGTGACTAGACCCTCCTTTGGgagaaaaatgcttttttttttttttttttgctttttttccgACTAAAATGAACCCCTCCCCCTTTAAATTCTAAACAAGAAATAGAgtatgcatgtttttttcctaAAATTTTTGCGTTATGATAACACttacttgttttttatttatgtataatagagtttgaatgtactgtattccATAAAAAGCACCAGTTTCATttagtgatatatatattttttgatgtGTTGCAAAACTGTTTCTTCAGCCCTCCCAAGTTTTGAGCACAAAtcattacaaataaacattaaaaaaggaaaaaaaggatattaaaaaaaagaaagaaagattaaaaaacTCCCAAAACttacaaagacttttttttttctctctgccctGTAGTTTAGAGTCCCGGACCATTTGGACTTGAAACAATAACAGAAGGGTATTTTTCCCCTCTTCTATCACACCCTCTAACAATCTAACAGACGAACACATTTCTCTACCCAAGGCATTGCACATGGCTCAATCaacatacattatttttcaattaCAAATACTTCCCATCCAAACACAAAAGAACTCAAAAGCCACATCTTTCTCCTCAACACTACTGATACTGTTTActatagaaatacattttctattttttttttttttttttttaattttccagGGACTTTTCTTGTTGGGCTTTTCCTATGTTGAGTGTATAACTGGGTTTTGAGACTGGtactacttaaaaaaacaaaaaaaagaactcaTTTTATTAATCGAAATGCTGCCATACTTCAGAAAATAACTAGACTGCCACTGAGCTTATtatgtgaacaaaaaaaatgtttatataaatatatatggatATCTCCTGTATATATAAAGATGTCTGTAATTAGTGAGCTGTCACTTGCCACTTGTTTTGCTCCAGACATAAAAATTTCTTCCTCTATAGCTTATATGTGAGAAAATAACCTGAATTCATGTTTAACAAATTGCATAATGGGAATACAGAGGCACTTCCATtgattagaaaagaaaagtccATCGCCATCATTAATTCTCATTTTAGCAATGCTAGTCCTCTACTACGCTGATGACATGGCCGCCTTTCGGCAACCACGCTTCCCTGCAGTGAGACACAGAATCAGGCAGTCCAGTTATTTTGTGAGATCGGTGATTCGAATAATGccactaaaaataaaattgacgGTAAAACAAGCTGATTTATGACAATTTCAGCATGATTATGTGAAGGCAGATAAGGATTGCCCTGCATTAAAACCAAGGCTTCCCTTTAAATCAGTCagtggaaggtgtgtgtgtatgtctgtgtgtctgtgtatactgtatgtgagagagtCTGAGGCCATGCTCTGAGCTTTCTGCCTTTAATAAATGTCGTGAATCACTAAACAGGATGTGAACATAGCCGATGAAGCAATGTCTGATGTTAATGGCCATGACATACCCCTCTTCTTCTGCACACAGCTATAACACTCTTTTGCTCCACAGTGTGTACTTGCGTTCTTGGAACACAGCCGTCTGGGAGAGTAAACAGTACAAAGAGGATGGGGTGTCTCGACTAGCCGTTAAAGCAGATATCCCTGCTGAGTCGATCCAGtggttttgattaaaaaaaaatcatagcaTTCTTGAGCAACTTTTAATTCTACTTAATCATATCATAATTGTTCACAATAGTAGTGACAGGAACCAGAGGTTCGACACATTTAAAGTTTCTGAAGCTCCACCTACTGACAAGGTGTCTAGGTTCTCTCATTAGAATCTTCTGCAATcttttctgtgtaaaaacaaTTGTACACCAGTTTTGTTGGGAATTGTGTGGGGTGGGTTGATGCGATTGGCTGCTTATAATGTAAATCAAACCTATGAAAGTAGGCAGTTAGTAATAAGGTACTaataaggaaggaaagaaatatAGCTATTGTGACCCCTGGTTCCAGTCACAAAGGCTGTATCGAAAGAAATCTCTATTTGTATGTAGTGTACATTTTTAGCAGTGGGCGGatgatttttattccatttccTCCAATTTTCTCATTTTGTCAGTTTCCAACCACTACCTAGTTTAACCCTGTAGATTAACAACTACCAACCGGAGAGGGTTAAGGCTTCATATCACATGCTGTCATGAAATGCTGCTCATGTTTACACCACAGGGCGGTTGAAAACACGCAGAAGTGCACAGAAGGGATCTGGATGGCTGTAGAATTGTTGGGAATTGAACTCTTGATGATAGGACAAACGCTTTTCTTTTGCAAGATACTGTGTGAACTTCAATGACAACATTATAAGTTTGAATATAAACTGATGTCCTGAAATGTTTCTTGAGATTGTAAGGCATTGCAATGGTTTCTGATTTGGAATGTAAAGCaggaaagaaatataaaaatgtgactATTTCTTGGCAGCAGCTCAGAGACATGGCAGTaaaattaagtgtgtgtgtgtgtgtgtgtttatgtatgtgtgttagggCTGGCATTACAGTCGGCTTTCAATTGGCACTAAGGGCGAGTATAAGGCCTGAATTAGGTTATTTTTAATTGGACAGACTCCATAGGTAGTTTTTGTCTATATCATAGCGTGTACTCCTACTTCAGCCTAAAATGGGATACTGTCCACTATGACTGTTGACTTACATCCAACATTAACTTTAGTGTGTCTATGTCCAGGTTCACGTTTAAAGATTGTGtgcaaacatatttttttttctctgtctctcctatTTTCAATAGAGGACATGAGAGTagtgtttcattttcatttcctttttctagTGCAATACtttaggtttttattttgtgtgattgtATTTTTGATTAGtaatttgttgttaaaatgGCTGTCAAAGGAATGGACACATCGAGACCAAATTCTACTCTGAACTACAAATGGTGTCAGAAGGGACTATTAGCTCCATACTAGATGTCAGGATGCTTAACATTTTGATTATTTAGTGTCCCGATAGTTTCTAAAACTAagtttgtttgctttattattaatattactataattattattataattattattattattattaaaacctcACCATTGTTGATGTCCCCAGCCATTGCACAATATCAGATCAATATTGAGtaacagattcttttttttctttttttcctcttcgggttgttcttttgtgtttctgctttttgttgttgtctttctGTGGCTTTTGTGAGACTCCATGTCCTCCTTCAAAATGTCACACAATCCTCTTGTTAAAAAAGGGGGAGGGGTCATTGCCGTGAGTCGACAGGATCAGAATGTTTCCAAATGATAAGAAGATTTGCTGGTTTTCTTTGTTGTACTATTGGGCCAATAGGGCACGAGGGCAATTTTAGGTGGATTTTTTGTGTCCTGATTCAAGATTCCAGATTGTAGAGATGGGATTATAATTTCTTTTTGGCAGGCAGATTTTGTCAGAGGAACCAAGACTGtagaaacaaaaagagaaaacaggTTTTAGaggacacaaaaaaacaacaccttgTTCAAAACAACAACCTTGCTAATATTCTGTGTTAAACTTTTACGTTCGACCACTAGATGTCTCACTTGTCTTGCTAAACAAGTTGGACTATCTCTCCCCACCCTGACCCTGTCCTCCTTTAGGAGGAGTGAGAAGAGCTCTGAACTTCTCCCCTCAACTGTTTTATCATTATAGTTTACTTTCATACCATAACCTTTTAACTACCTGCTGGAGCAGGTATCAATATACAAATTACTTTGTTGCACTtttgtagggaaaaaaaaaacaatatttaagaaAAGCATACGAAACCCAGAATTCAAATTCTATATAACAGCAAGATAGTCTGTACTGTGCATAAGAGCTGACTGGCTATGAGCAGCA is a genomic window of Tachysurus fulvidraco isolate hzauxx_2018 chromosome 15, HZAU_PFXX_2.0, whole genome shotgun sequence containing:
- the nme4 gene encoding nucleoside diphosphate kinase, mitochondrial isoform X1, yielding MMAGVTLCVLKRCLMNSGNRIIPRAHQQTHSRTNSSASDIPGVKERTLVAIKPDGVQRRLIGQIIKRFEQRGFRLVGLKMVQVSEELLAQHYVSLHKKPFYPSVLQYMTSGPVVAMVWEGHNVIKSTRMLVGDTNPAEAVPGTLRGDFSIHVSRNVVHASDSAEVAQKEISLWFQRSELIDWVCCDHGNIYHP
- the nme4 gene encoding nucleoside diphosphate kinase, mitochondrial isoform X2, which codes for MQYIPGVKERTLVAIKPDGVQRRLIGQIIKRFEQRGFRLVGLKMVQVSEELLAQHYVSLHKKPFYPSVLQYMTSGPVVAMVWEGHNVIKSTRMLVGDTNPAEAVPGTLRGDFSIHVSRNVVHASDSAEVAQKEISLWFQRSELIDWVCCDHGNIYHP